A stretch of Malus sylvestris chromosome 11, drMalSylv7.2, whole genome shotgun sequence DNA encodes these proteins:
- the LOC126589368 gene encoding pyruvate kinase, cytosolic isozyme, which translates to MDQRPKTKIVCTLGPASRSVPMVEKLLRAGMNVARFNFSHGSHEYHQETLNNLRAAMESTGILCAVMLDTKGPEIRTGFLKDEKPVQLKQGQEITISTDYTLKGDANMICMSYKKLAEDVKPGSMILCADGTISFMVLSCDKQKGLVRCRCENSAVLGERKNVNLPGVVVDLPTLTEKDKEDILKWGVPNKIDMIALSFVRKGSDLVEVRKLLGKHSKNILLMSKVENQEGVANFDDILAQSDAFMVARGDLGMEIPIEKIFLAQKVMIYKCNIQGKPVVTATQMLESMIKSPRPTRAEATDVANAVLDGTDCVMLSGETAAGAYPELAVRTMAKICVEAESTLHYGDVFKRIMEHSPVPMSPLESLASSAVKTANSSKAALILVLTRGGSTAKLVAKYRPGMPILSVVVPEIKTDSFDWSCSDEAPARHSLIFRGLVPVLSAGSSRASHAETTEEALDFALQHAKTKGLCKNGDAVVALHRDGTASVIKILTVK; encoded by the exons ATGGATCAGAGGCCCAAGACCAAGATCGTGTGCACCCTTGGACCCGCATCGCGGTCTGTTCCGATGGTGGAGAAGCTGCTGAGGGCCGGCATGAACGTCGCCCGCTTCAACTTCTCCCATGGGTCCCACGAGTACCATCAGGAGACCCTCAACAATCTCAGGGCCGCCATGGAATCCACCGGCATCCTTTGCGCCGTCATGCTCGACACCAAG GGTCCAGAGATTCGAACAGGGTTTCTCAAAGATGAGAAACCTGTCCAGCTCAAACAGGGCCAAGAGATCACCATCTCCACTGACTATACCCTCAAGGGTGATGCAAATATGATTTGTATGAGTTACAAAAAGCTGGCAGAGGATGTCAAGCCAGGGAGCATGATTCTATGTGCTGATGGCACCATCTCCTTTATGGTTTTGTCTTGTGACAAGCAAAAGGGTTTGGTTCGATGCCGCTGTGAGAACTCTGCAGTTCTTGGTGAGAGGAAGAACGTTAATCTTCCTGGGGTCGTTGTGGATCTCCCAACCTTAACAGagaaagacaaagaagatattCTCAAGTGGGGTGTTCCAAATAAGATTGACATGATTGCACTATCTTTTGTCCGGAAAGGTTCTGATCTTGTGGAGGTTAGGAAGCTCCTTGGAAAGCATTCTAAGAATATCCTTCTCATGTCAAAG GTTGAGAATCAGGAAGGGGTGGCAAACTTTGATGACATCCTTGCACAATCAGATGCATTCATGGTGGCACGAGGTGATCTTGGAATGGAAATTCCAATTGAAAAGATCTTCCTTGCACAGAAAGTGATGATCTACAAGTGCAACATCCAAGGAAAACCTGTGGTCACGGCAACACAGATGTTGGAGTCAATGATCAAATCTCCCCGTCCAACTAGGGCTGAAGCTACTGATGTTGCCAATGCCGTTCTAGATGGCACAGATTGTGTGATGCTAAGTGGCGAGACTGCTGCAGGAGCATACCCTGAACTTGCAGTGCGGACCATGGCAAAAATCTGCGTAGAAGCAGAAAGCACCCTTCATTATGGAGATGTCTTCAAAAGGATTATGGAACACTCCCCCGTGCCCATGAGCCCGCTAGAGAGTCTGGCTTCTTCTGCCGTTAAAACAGCCAACTCGTCCAAAGCAGCTCTTATATTGGTCCTAACCAGAGGAGGAAGTACTGCAAAGCTGGTGGCCAAGTACAGACCTGGCATGCCTATACTGTCTGTTGTTGTCCCCGAGATCAAGACAGATTCATTTGACTGGTCATGCAGTGATGAAGCTCCAGCAAGGCATAGTCTGATTTTCCGTGGGTTGGTTCCAGTTCTAAGCGCGGGATCTTCTAGGGCCTCTCATGCAGAGACGACCGAAGAAGCACTGGACTTTGCCCTTCAACATGCCAAGACAAAGGGGCTCTGCAAGAACGGAGATGCTGTTGTGGCTCTGCACCGTGATGGAACTGCATCAGTGATCAAGATCTTGACCGTGAAGTGA